A segment of the Bacillus licheniformis DSM 13 = ATCC 14580 genome:
CTTTTAAAGTTGTTTGTTTCATGACAGGCCCTCTCCTTTTATTTGTTTGTGATGACGGACACCTTTTGAAAACGGTATCATTTTTACCATTCAGCTATGCTTCCGTCCTTGTGCCGCCATACCGGATTGCGCCAGTTGTGCCCGATATCAGCCATTTTACGGACGTGATCTTCATTGATGTCCACCCCAAGGCCAGGTCCATCCGGAATCCGGACATAGCCGTCCTCATAGAAAAACACCTTTTGATCTACTATATAATCAAGCAAATCCGTCCCTTTGTTGTAATGGATCCCTAAGCTTTGTTCCTGTATAAATGCATTGTGGCACGTTGCATCAACCTGAAGGCATGCCGCCAGAGCGATCGGGCCCAGCGGACAATGAGGGGCGGCGGCGACATCAAATGCTTCCGCCATCGACAGGATCTTTTTGCATTCGGTAATTCCGCCGGCGTGTGACAAGTCAGGCTGAATGATATCGACATAGCCGTCAGTCAGCAGGTTTTTAAACTGCCACTTTGAAAACATCCGTTCTCCAGTCGCAATCGGAATTGAGACGAGGCTGGCGATATCGCGGAGCGCCTCGTTGTTTTCCGGCAGAACAGGCTCTTCTATAAACATCGGCCGAAACGGTTCAAGCTCCTTTGCCAAGATCTTCGCCATCGGCTTGTGCACCCTGCCGTGAAAGTCAATGCCGATTCCGATGTACGGGCCGACCGCTTCTCTGACTGCTGATATTCTTTCAATCACCTGATCGATTTTTTCATGTGAATCGATGTATTGCAGCTCTTCCGTGCCGTTCATTTTGACGGCTGTAAAGCCTTTATCAACCACCTGTTTGGCAGCGAGGCCGACGTCTTGAGGCCTGTCTCCGCCAATCCATGAATAGACCTTGATCGATTCCCTGTTCTTCCCTCCGAGCAGCTGATGCACGGGAGCGTTGTAAAACTTGCCCTTAATGTCCCAAAGCGCTTGATCGATGCCTGCAATCGCGCTCATCAGAATGGGCCCGCCCCGATAAAACCCGCCTCTGTACATGACATTCCAATGGTCTTCGATGTTCATCGGGTCTTTGCCGATCAAATATTCCATTAACTCGCCCACAGCCGCCTTAACTGTCGCGGCCTTTCCCTCGATTACCGGCTCTCCCCATCCTGTAATGCCTTCATCCGTTTCGATTTTTAAGAAAAGCCAGCGCGGCGGAATTAGGAAACACTCGAATCCTGTTATTTTCATCTCTGATCTCCCCTTTTTACTGTTTTGCTGCTTCAACAAATTGCTTTGCTTTTTTGGACAGCTCTTCTAAAAACGCGTCATTAACATCTTTATTAGCCCGAACAAGCGAACCGCCGATTCCCGCTCCGACCGCACCGGCCTGCAGAAACTCGTGAAGGTTTTCCAATCCGACTCCTCCAGTCGGAAGCAGCGGAATATGCGGAAGCGGTCCGTGGATATCCTTGATATAGCCAGGCCCCATTGTTCCGGGAAATACCTTGATGATGTCTCCCCCGCTTTCATACGCCGTCAATATTTCAGTCGGGGTAAAAGCGCCTGGAATGCTGACCGCTCCATACCGTTTTGTCAGCTTGATCGTCTCTTCATTGACGGTCGGAGACAGGATAAACCGCGCGCCGGCTAAAAGCGCCGCTCTCGCAGATTCGGGATCAAGTACGGTTCCCGCTCCGACAAGCATTTCGTCCCCAAAATGCTCTGAAACCGCTTCAATCGCTTTGATCGCTTGAGGGGAATTAAGCGTAATCTCCACAAGCCTGATGCCGCCCGCTTTTAAGGCGCCGGCAATGCTCACTGCCTCCTCCGGATTGTATCCGCGGATGATCGCAATCAGTTTTTGTTCTTCGATGTGTGACAATACCATCATTTCTGCCACCCTTTCTCTACGGTTTTTTTATCGGCTGACATCTTCTTCATCAGATTGTTCCATAAACGCAAACAGTGATTCGCGGTCAGGCAGCCCTTCAATATCACCGTTTACCGCCGCTACCATGGCGCCGACGGCACAGCCCCGTTTGACAGCTTCTGAAAGCGGAATTTGATCAATCAAACCCGATAATACGCCGGCCGCAAAGCCGTCTCCGGCACCCACGGGATCCGCTGCTGCCTGAATCTGATAGCCTTCCGCATAGCCGCTTTCGTTCCCGCCGGCATAATAGGCGCCTTTTGAACCAAGCTTGATGATCGCAGTTTCAGCCCCCAGCCCGCGGATGGCTTCCGCAATTTTTTTCTCATCAGCGGTGCCGAACAAAAAACGCCCTTCGCTCAACCCCGGAAGCACGATATCAGACCGTTTGATAAGTTCAAACATGGTCTGCCGCGCCCGCTCTCCGTCCCAGAGCTTTTTTCGAAAGTTCGGATCAAATACAACGCATTTATTGTGCTTTTTGGCGAGCTCCACTGCATAAAACACCGCATCTGAAGCGCTTTCACTTAAAGCCGGGGTAATTCCCGTAATGTATAAAAGCCCCGCTTTCTCAATGTATTGCTCATCAATATCGCATTTCTTTAAAAAACTCGCCGCTGAAAGCGTCCTGTAATAGAAGACATTGACTTTGGCCGCGCTTTTCCTTTCTTTAAAAAACAAACCGGTCGGCGCCGCGTCATCGAGCTTCACCTGGCTCACATCGACTCCTTCTCCTCTGACAGAAGAAAGAATCATCGCCCCGAACTCGTCTTTTCCAAGCCGTGTAATCCAGCCGGCTTTTTTCCCGAGCTTCGAAAGCCCGATCAGCGTGTTGGTTTCTGCGCCCGCTATTCTCACCTGATAGTTTCTTGCGTATCTGAGAGGGCCGTCTTCATTCGGAGTGAACAGCGCCATTGTCTCTCCTATGCTAATAACATCCATCAGAACTCTCTCCTTTGCTAAAGCGGCTTTCTATATCCGCCAATGCTTTCTGTAATTTTTCCGGCTGTGTGAAGCAGCTGCTCAACGATAACGGCCTTTCTTGCGAGCATGCGCTCCTTTGGCCCGGCGGTGCTGATCGCCGCCTTCATCACGCCATCCGGACCATAGACAGGCGCCGCCAGACAAAACAAACCTTCTTCATTTTCTTCATTGTCAACGGCATATCCCTGTTCCAAAAATGTCTGCAGCTGCTTTTCCAGCTCTTCTCTGGCAGTGATGGTATGCCCGGTAAACCGGATAAACTCCATGCGGTCGAGCAGCCCTTCCCTTTTGTCCTCCGGCATGAATGCCAAAAATGCCTTGCCAAGCCCGGTGCAATAAAGCGGTTTGCGCGAGCCGGGCTGTGCGGTTGTTCTGATTGACCTGTTGTTATCGATTTTTGCGATGTAGACGAGCTGATCATCGGATAGAACGGCCATAAACACCGTTTCCTGAACGCCGTCCATCAGCTGTTTTAAAAAAGGAACGCCCTGCGATGAAATGTCTATCGACTCCATGGCAGCGGTTCCAACTTGAATCAATTTTGCCCCCAGCCTGTAACGCTTGACAGCATCCTGCTGAAGGTAACCTTCATCCAAAAGTGTAGCGGCCAAATTGAATGTACTGCTCTGAGGCAGCGAAAGTTCTTTGCTGATTTCCTTTACGGTTAATCCATCCGGATGATTTGACAGCAATTCAAATATACGTACAACACGTACCGCGGATTTTACTGACATGACACCCTCCAAAATTCACATATGTGATTCAAAATCAGGATCCTGATAATTCGGACGTATTCTAAACAGAAAGAAGGCTCACGTCAACCATCCTATCAAACAAAAAAATTTTTTTATTAAACTTCAAATTACCAGTCTATCGAATCATTTATCTGAAGCATGCAGGATTCACCCGTTCTGCTGCGAATATCTCTTCTCAGGAAAACAAGACCATCAAGGGGGTTTATGTATGAAGAGAAAAATGATGATGTTCGGATTGGCGCTATCGATCATTGCAGGCGGCGTGGTCGCCGATGGAACGGGGAATGCAGCTCAAGCGGCCCCTCAGGAAACAGCCATCGCAAAAGATATCGAAAAATTCAGCAAAAAATTCAACGAGAACCGCGCCTATCAAACGATTTACCATTTAAGCGAAACGATCGGGCCGCGTGTGACAGGCACGGCAGAAGAAAAAAAGAGCGCCGCTTTTATCGCCTCACAGATGAAAAAGTCAAATCTGAAAGTAAGCACACAAAAGTTCAGCATACCTGACCGGCTGGAAGGAACGCTTACCGTTCAGGGAAATAACGTGCCTGCGCGGCCTGCCGCCGGTTCCGCCCCGACTGCAGCAGAAGGCTTGGCCGCTCCTCTCTATGATGCCGGCCTCGGCTTGCCCGGCGACTTCACAGAAGAAGCGAAAGGAAAAATCGCCGTCATTTTGAGAGGAGAGCTGACATTCTATGAAAAGGCCAAAAACGCTGCTGACGCAGGCGCAAGCGGAGTTATCATTTATAATAACGTCGACAGCCTCGTCCCTCTGACTCCGAATCTAAGCGGTAATAAAGTCGATATTCCAGTTGTCGGCGTCAAAAAGGAAGACGGGGAAAAGCTGCTTTCTGAACAAGAAGCGATCCTGAAGCTGAAAGCTCATAAAAATCAAACCTCGCAAAACGTAATCGGCGTCCGCAAAGCAAAAGGTGTCAAAAATCCTGACATCGTTTATGTGACTTCGCATTATGACAGCGTTCCATATGCACCGGGAGCCAATGACAATGCCTCCGGCACTTCAGTCGTCCTTGAACTGGCCCGAATTTTGAAGACAGTGCCAGCCGACAAAGAAATTCGCTTTATTACATTCGGAGCCGAAGAAATCGGACTCCTCGGTTCGCGCCATTATGTCAGCACATTGTCAAATCAGGAAGTCAAACGGAGCGTTGCCAACTTTAACTTAGATATGGTGGCGACAAGCTGGGAGAATGCTTCACAGCTGTACATCAATACGCCCGACGGTTCGGCAAACCTCGTCTGGCAGCTAAGTAAAGCCGCTTCTTTAAGCCTTGGAAAAGACGTATTATTTTTACATCAAGGCGGATCATCCGACCATGTCCCATTCCATGAAGCCGGCATCGACTCGGCCAACTTTATTTGGAGAGAGCCGGGAACAGGCGCTTTGGAGCCTTGGTACCACACCCCTTACGACACGATTGAACATATCAGCAAAGACAGGCTGAAAACAGCCGGTCAAATCGCGGGAACAGCTGTGTATAACTTCACCAAGAAGGAAAACAGAAAACCGTCTTACAGCTCAGTTGCCCAGTAATTTTAAAAAGGAGCAGATTGAAAATCTGCTCCTCCTTCTTTTCATAGACCCAAAGCGCCTTTCCTCCCCACCGCTTCCGTATCATCACCTTTTCAGCTATTCGTTATCTTTATTATCAAACAATCAATAAGCAACCAATATCAATTTGTTAATTTTTGTCTCTTTGCTTTTCCAATCTCCAAAAGAAAGCAAAAAAATGGAGCCGCATCTCGCGCTCCATTTTTCAATCCTTCATCAGCTTGATAAATCTGAAGCTCATCAAAATGCTGCCGATGGCAACCGCAATCATGACCATCCCCAGATCCTGAAAATGCCCCGCGGTTATTTCTTCTCCAAACAACAGACCCAGAATGACGGACGAAAAGATCGAGCCAAGATAGCGGCATGTTTGAAAAAGCCCCGAAGTCGTCCCGACGATGTCCGGCGGACTTGCCGTAAACATGGCAGCCTGCAGGGCGACATTGCCGAGGCCGTAGCTGACCCCGAGCAAAGAGAGGATGATGCCTTTCCACAACATCGGTGCATCGACAAAAAACAATGTGAGCAGGATAGCGCCCGCTGCCATTAAGCAAGAACCAATTAACACGGGCTGCGTTTCTCCTGAACGGTCAATCCATTTCCCGACGAAAGGCGAGATCAATACGCTCGTCCCGGACATGAACAGCATCAAAAGACCGCTCGTTTGAACGGAAAGGTGCATTTCATCCTGAAAATAACTCGGAAGTCCAAAAAACAAACAGTAGTTAAAGATGTTCAGCATAATAAATTGAGCATAGACCGAAGTTAACGTCCTGCGTGCGATCAACAGCCTGATATCAATAAACGGACTGTTCACTCTCAGCTCCCACCAAACAAACATCAAAAGCAAGACGAGTCCGAACATCCCCTCGGCAAAACGGGGCTCGCCCGTGCTCAATGAGAGCAGAAATGCCAGCAGGAGAACGATTCCGCCCGCAAACAGAAGAATTCCGGTGAGATCAAGCCGCTTGATCACGGCGCGGACATTTAAGCCGGCTTTTTTCTCATCTTTCGGGAACATGTACATCCCCAGCAAAAAGCTGAACAAAATAAATGGAAAGTTCACGAGGAAGATGGCGGGCCATCCCCCGAGTACGATTAAAAATCCCCCCACGGTCGGTCCAAAGGCGGTCATTGCCGAAGAAAAAATGGACAGCACACTGAGTGCAGACGCCTGCTTCTCATGAATGTGGCTTCTGATCAGGCCCACTCCCGAAGGGTAAATGGCGCCGCTCCCAATCGATTGAAACAAACGCATGATCAACAAGACGGAAAAAGCCGGTGCGAGAGGAGCGCCGATTGCCGATACGGCAACGAGAACAAGCCCTGACAAAAACATCTTTTTCCGGCCGATTAAATCGCCAATTTTTCCTGTGACAGGCTGTGCGACCGCACTGGCTAGATAAAAAGATGAAATCAGCCACGATACGGTTGCAAATGAAAGGTGAAACTCATGCTGGATGCTGTGCAGCGCCAAAGAAATCATTGAAGAGTTGAGCGGATTCAGCATCGTCCCTGATGCAACGGCTGTTAAAAACAGGGCCCGTTTCTTTTTCAATCCGGCCATTTACTTAGGGTACAGCAGCCTTTCGCCAGCTCCGCCCGCTTTACCGCCCGCCCCCGCTTCCCCGCTCATCAGACGGCTCCTATCATCACAGCCGAAAGCATTGAGGACGGCCCCGTATAAAGCAGCATCAAGCCGTTGCGACTCCCGGTTCATCATTGCTTCCGTTCCGTTTTGCAAACCGCATTCCGCACGTTTTTCAATATCCGATTTCATATTTAGACCTCCTCGTGCTCTTATCATTTTCTTGTTTTCCTTTTTCGATTCATGACAGTCATAACCTTTGATACAGAGGAGCGTTCTTCCTCTTTTCTGTTAGTTGAAAAACGCATTTGACGGAGCTGGCATAGTGAAAAGTTCAAAAAAACTTATCAGTACGCTGACAAAAGAAGAACGCCATCGCCGGGCCATGATTTCCAAAACAAAAAGCGGAAAGAAGTCGAGCGTCTTGCCGGAGATCAAGTGAAAGTGTGGATTAAGAGCGCGCTCGGCAAACTGCAGGGCAAATACCGGGCGGACGTCTTGAAATTCGGGTATCGAAAAAGCGGAAGGGAAATGGGATGAGATTTTCACCGAAGCCGATATTACATATCATGTTGATATCAACATTGACAACTTCGGGTCAAGCGGCAGAAAAAAATAGCAGCCGGGCATTTCTTTAGCCCGGCTTCCTTTTATTGATCCGCTTTTGTTCGAATATGAAGCATCTTTTCATCCAAGTAGTTCGCGATGTCAGCCGCTTCTTTCAGCTCATCAGTGAGCTGGTTCGGCACTTCATTGTTCAATTTGTAGTAGATTTTATGCTCGAGGCTCGCCCAGAAATCCATCGCGATCGTCCTGATTTGAATCTCCACCTTGGCGTGCTCGACGCGGTTGGTCAAGTAAACGGGCACTTCTACAATTAAGTGAAGACTCCTGTATCCGTTCGGCTTCGGATTTTTAATGTAGTCCTTCATTTTTAAAATTTTGATGTCTTCATGTTCCTTCAGCACTTCAACCATATTGTAAATGTCGGATAAAAACGAGCAGACGATTCTGAGACCGGCGATATCATTGATGTGCTCCTTAGCGGCCTTTGTCGTAATATCGCAGCCCTTCCGCACAAGCTTGTTAATCAGGCTTTCAAAGCTTTTCACCCTTGATTTCGTATGTTCAATCGGGTTGTGGCCGTGAATTAAATTATATTCCTGGCTGATAATCGAAAACTTCGTATCCATTTGATCCAAGGCAAATTTATAGACGAGGAGTTCGTTCTTCCAGTCCTCCATCAGGTTTCTCAAATCTTCTATCTGGGCTTCAGGCAGTCCTATCATCTTATCTATCGCCATATCCATTGTATTTTTCTCCTTATAACATCATTTCGTTTCGTTTTTTCAGTTAATAGACGGGTACCTCCATGGTAAAGTTTCGACTTAAAGCGGAGATCAAAAAATAGCCTGGTTTACCATTTTCCACATTTTTAAATTTATACCCCTTTCAAAAGTCATAAAACTATCATATTCTGTAATACCACTTTTCGGAGGTGAGAATATGTCATACTCTAATAGCTTCGCTTTGATTGTTGTATTATTTATTTTGCTGATCATTGTGGGCTCCGCTTTTGTAAAGTATTAATTCATTCGCGCACGAAGCCTTCTTCCGAAAAACTGCAGGTTCATATCGAAAGGCGCTCCGCTTTTCATATGAGCCTGTTTTTTTGTAATTTAAAAAGAATTTATTTCCACAATAACAAAAAATGTTTATAATAGGATAGGCTCTGAGCTGACGGCTGACGGCGCTCGGAAATAAAAACTCTCCCACAAATGAAACTTTTATACAACATTTTCGTCTTATACTGTTGTTAAGGCAATTCAATAACGGAAAGGAAAAGATCAATGTTAAATAAGCTAAGAATGTTGTATGAAAAAACAACAATGAAGTGGCTGCTCAACACTTCCTATTACTTTCTCATTCTGGTGCTGCTGTTTTTAATTTACGGATTCCATACAGCAAATACAGGTTCATATATTTATAATGACTTTTAATGGAGAAGAAAACAATGAAACTGATTGAAACAATTAAAAAATACGCGCAAACACAACCCGATACCCTTGCTTTTGTGAATGAAGAAGAAAAGCTGACATACGGAGAGCTTTGGTCACAATCTGAGCGCCTTGCCGCAAGGATTCAAAGCGAAGCTTTAACAGATGCTTCTCCGATCATTGTCTACGGACATATGAAACCGGTTATGGCGGTTTCCTTCCTGGCTTGTGTAAAAGCCGGGCATCCGTACATTCCAGTTGACGTATCGATTCCGGCAGACCGGATTCTGAAAATCATCAACAGTTCAAAAGCCGAGCTTCTGCTCAATAATTCAGGCACTTCGGTTGACACGGGAGATGCCCTCATTTCCGTAGTGGAACCGGGCGTTCTTGAAGGAGACGGGGTGCCGGAGACAGATCCCGGACGCTGGGTACATGGGGAAGATACTTTTTACATTATCTACACATCCGGAAGCACGGGAAATCCAAAAGGCGTGCAAATCTCAGCCGATAACCTTCAGAGCTTCACAGATTGGATCACGAATGACTTTCCGGTGGAAAGCGGCCAAGTGTTCTTAAATCAAGCCCCGTTTTCCTTTGATTTATCGGTAATGGACCTTTATCCGTGCCTGCAGTCCGGAGGCACCTTATGGACGGTTACGAAAGACATGATTAATCGGCCGAAACTATTGTTTGAAGCACTGAAACAGTCCAACGTCAACGTCTGGACATCGACGCCTTCATTCGCACAAATGTGCTTGATGGATCCGTCTTATTCGGAAGAGCTGCTTCCGGAGCTGAGCTTGTTTATGTTCTGCGGAGAAACGCTTCCTGCGTCAGTCGCCAGACAGCTTAAAGAAAGATTTCCAAAGGCTCGTGTTTTTAACACATACGGCCCGACCGAAGCGACCGTTGCCGTCACTTCCATCGAAGTAACAGACGACGTATTAAACAAGTATTCTTCTCTTCCCGTCGGTTCTGAAAAGCCCGAAACCGAAATCGTAATCATCAATGAAGACGGAAAAGCCGTCCAAGACGGGGAAAAAGGCGAGATCATAATTACCGGAGCAAGCGTCAGCAAAGGCTATTTAGGCGAAAAAGCGCTGACGGAAAAAGCGTTTTTCTCTTACAACGGCTCCCCTGCTTACCGCACCGGTGACGCAGGTTACAAAGAAAACGGCCAGCTCTTCTTCCTCGGAAGACTCGATTTCCAAATCAAACTGCACGGCTACCGGATTGAGCTTGAAGAAATCGAATATCAGATCAATCAGTCCCGATATGTGCAGTCGGCAGTCGTTATTCCATTCTACCGCGAGGAGAAAATCGAGTATCTGATCGCCATGATTGTGCCTGCCGAACACGATTTCGAAAAGGAATACCAGTTAACCAGCGCGATTAAGAAAGATTTGGGCAGCAAGCTGCCGGCCTATATGATTCCGAGAAAATTCATGTATCAAAAAGAGATTCCGATGACAGCAAACGGTAAAATCGACCGCAAGAGATTAAAAGAAGAGGTAACCGTATGACGCCTTATGGTTCATTTCTTTTCTTCATTATATTAGGAATTTTACTGGCGCCGACCATCATTCTCGGACTGAACGGAAAAAGCTTCCGCTTATATAATATGGCGGTTTCCGTTCTGGTTCTGGCGCTTATTTTTTCGAACAGCCTGCACGGGCTGATCATGCTGTGCCTGTTTACGCTTTGGCAGACGGTTCTGATCAAAGGCTATATCGCTTACCGTCTAAAAGCGAACAGCGGCATCGTATTTTGTCTGGCTGCAGCAGCTTCTATCCTGCCTCTGGCACTGTCAAAGCTGCTGCCGTTTTTCGCCGTTGACAACTGGGCAACATTTCTCGGAATCTCGTATTTAACTTTTAAAGGGGTTCAGCTCATCATTGAAACCCGCGACGGTCTCATTAAAAAGCAGCTCCCAATCAGCAGACTGCTTTACTTTATTCTCTTTTTTCCAACCATCTCGTCAGGTCCGATCGACAGGTACCGCCGTTTTGAAAAAGACGATCAGACGGTTTGGACAAAGGAGCAATACGAAGAACTGCTTTACAAAGGAATCAATAAAATTTTTCTCGGCTTTTTGTACAAATTCATTATCGGCTACTGCATTAATACGTATGTCATAATGAAACTGCCGTTTTTGACTTCCGGCAGCTTCTCGCATGGATTGGCATACATGTATGCGTACAGCCTTTATCTGTTTTTTGATTTCGCCGGATACACGGCTTTTGCGGTCGGCGTCAGCTATATCATGGGAATCAAATCCCCTGAAAACTTTAATAAGCCGTTCATCAGCCGCAATATTAAAGATTTCTGGAACCGCTGGCATATGTCGCTTTCCTTCTGGTTCAGAGACTACGTCTTCATGCGCTTTGTCCTTTGGATGACGAAGAAAAAATGGATCACAAACCG
Coding sequences within it:
- the dgoD gene encoding galactonate dehydratase, with product MKITGFECFLIPPRWLFLKIETDEGITGWGEPVIEGKAATVKAAVGELMEYLIGKDPMNIEDHWNVMYRGGFYRGGPILMSAIAGIDQALWDIKGKFYNAPVHQLLGGKNRESIKVYSWIGGDRPQDVGLAAKQVVDKGFTAVKMNGTEELQYIDSHEKIDQVIERISAVREAVGPYIGIGIDFHGRVHKPMAKILAKELEPFRPMFIEEPVLPENNEALRDIASLVSIPIATGERMFSKWQFKNLLTDGYVDIIQPDLSHAGGITECKKILSMAEAFDVAAAPHCPLGPIALAACLQVDATCHNAFIQEQSLGIHYNKGTDLLDYIVDQKVFFYEDGYVRIPDGPGLGVDINEDHVRKMADIGHNWRNPVWRHKDGSIAEW
- a CDS encoding bifunctional 4-hydroxy-2-oxoglutarate aldolase/2-dehydro-3-deoxy-phosphogluconate aldolase — its product is MMVLSHIEEQKLIAIIRGYNPEEAVSIAGALKAGGIRLVEITLNSPQAIKAIEAVSEHFGDEMLVGAGTVLDPESARAALLAGARFILSPTVNEETIKLTKRYGAVSIPGAFTPTEILTAYESGGDIIKVFPGTMGPGYIKDIHGPLPHIPLLPTGGVGLENLHEFLQAGAVGAGIGGSLVRANKDVNDAFLEELSKKAKQFVEAAKQ
- a CDS encoding sugar kinase; its protein translation is MDVISIGETMALFTPNEDGPLRYARNYQVRIAGAETNTLIGLSKLGKKAGWITRLGKDEFGAMILSSVRGEGVDVSQVKLDDAAPTGLFFKERKSAAKVNVFYYRTLSAASFLKKCDIDEQYIEKAGLLYITGITPALSESASDAVFYAVELAKKHNKCVVFDPNFRKKLWDGERARQTMFELIKRSDIVLPGLSEGRFLFGTADEKKIAEAIRGLGAETAIIKLGSKGAYYAGGNESGYAEGYQIQAAADPVGAGDGFAAGVLSGLIDQIPLSEAVKRGCAVGAMVAAVNGDIEGLPDRESLFAFMEQSDEEDVSR
- a CDS encoding IclR family transcriptional regulator; the encoded protein is MSVKSAVRVVRIFELLSNHPDGLTVKEISKELSLPQSSTFNLAATLLDEGYLQQDAVKRYRLGAKLIQVGTAAMESIDISSQGVPFLKQLMDGVQETVFMAVLSDDQLVYIAKIDNNRSIRTTAQPGSRKPLYCTGLGKAFLAFMPEDKREGLLDRMEFIRFTGHTITAREELEKQLQTFLEQGYAVDNEENEEGLFCLAAPVYGPDGVMKAAISTAGPKERMLARKAVIVEQLLHTAGKITESIGGYRKPL
- a CDS encoding M28 family peptidase — translated: MKRKMMMFGLALSIIAGGVVADGTGNAAQAAPQETAIAKDIEKFSKKFNENRAYQTIYHLSETIGPRVTGTAEEKKSAAFIASQMKKSNLKVSTQKFSIPDRLEGTLTVQGNNVPARPAAGSAPTAAEGLAAPLYDAGLGLPGDFTEEAKGKIAVILRGELTFYEKAKNAADAGASGVIIYNNVDSLVPLTPNLSGNKVDIPVVGVKKEDGEKLLSEQEAILKLKAHKNQTSQNVIGVRKAKGVKNPDIVYVTSHYDSVPYAPGANDNASGTSVVLELARILKTVPADKEIRFITFGAEEIGLLGSRHYVSTLSNQEVKRSVANFNLDMVATSWENASQLYINTPDGSANLVWQLSKAASLSLGKDVLFLHQGGSSDHVPFHEAGIDSANFIWREPGTGALEPWYHTPYDTIEHISKDRLKTAGQIAGTAVYNFTKKENRKPSYSSVAQ
- a CDS encoding MFS transporter; protein product: MAGLKKKRALFLTAVASGTMLNPLNSSMISLALHSIQHEFHLSFATVSWLISSFYLASAVAQPVTGKIGDLIGRKKMFLSGLVLVAVSAIGAPLAPAFSVLLIMRLFQSIGSGAIYPSGVGLIRSHIHEKQASALSVLSIFSSAMTAFGPTVGGFLIVLGGWPAIFLVNFPFILFSFLLGMYMFPKDEKKAGLNVRAVIKRLDLTGILLFAGGIVLLLAFLLSLSTGEPRFAEGMFGLVLLLMFVWWELRVNSPFIDIRLLIARRTLTSVYAQFIMLNIFNYCLFFGLPSYFQDEMHLSVQTSGLLMLFMSGTSVLISPFVGKWIDRSGETQPVLIGSCLMAAGAILLTLFFVDAPMLWKGIILSLLGVSYGLGNVALQAAMFTASPPDIVGTTSGLFQTCRYLGSIFSSVILGLLFGEEITAGHFQDLGMVMIAVAIGSILMSFRFIKLMKD
- a CDS encoding GTP pyrophosphokinase; this translates as MIGLPEAQIEDLRNLMEDWKNELLVYKFALDQMDTKFSIISQEYNLIHGHNPIEHTKSRVKSFESLINKLVRKGCDITTKAAKEHINDIAGLRIVCSFLSDIYNMVEVLKEHEDIKILKMKDYIKNPKPNGYRSLHLIVEVPVYLTNRVEHAKVEIQIRTIAMDFWASLEHKIYYKLNNEVPNQLTDELKEAADIANYLDEKMLHIRTKADQ
- a CDS encoding YjcZ family sporulation protein is translated as MSYSNSFALIVVLFILLIIVGSAFVKY
- a CDS encoding teichoic acid D-Ala incorporation-associated protein DltX codes for the protein MLNKLRMLYEKTTMKWLLNTSYYFLILVLLFLIYGFHTANTGSYIYNDF
- the dltA gene encoding D-alanine--poly(phosphoribitol) ligase subunit DltA, which gives rise to MKLIETIKKYAQTQPDTLAFVNEEEKLTYGELWSQSERLAARIQSEALTDASPIIVYGHMKPVMAVSFLACVKAGHPYIPVDVSIPADRILKIINSSKAELLLNNSGTSVDTGDALISVVEPGVLEGDGVPETDPGRWVHGEDTFYIIYTSGSTGNPKGVQISADNLQSFTDWITNDFPVESGQVFLNQAPFSFDLSVMDLYPCLQSGGTLWTVTKDMINRPKLLFEALKQSNVNVWTSTPSFAQMCLMDPSYSEELLPELSLFMFCGETLPASVARQLKERFPKARVFNTYGPTEATVAVTSIEVTDDVLNKYSSLPVGSEKPETEIVIINEDGKAVQDGEKGEIIITGASVSKGYLGEKALTEKAFFSYNGSPAYRTGDAGYKENGQLFFLGRLDFQIKLHGYRIELEEIEYQINQSRYVQSAVVIPFYREEKIEYLIAMIVPAEHDFEKEYQLTSAIKKDLGSKLPAYMIPRKFMYQKEIPMTANGKIDRKRLKEEVTV
- the dltB gene encoding D-alanyl-lipoteichoic acid biosynthesis protein DltB, translating into MTPYGSFLFFIILGILLAPTIILGLNGKSFRLYNMAVSVLVLALIFSNSLHGLIMLCLFTLWQTVLIKGYIAYRLKANSGIVFCLAAAASILPLALSKLLPFFAVDNWATFLGISYLTFKGVQLIIETRDGLIKKQLPISRLLYFILFFPTISSGPIDRYRRFEKDDQTVWTKEQYEELLYKGINKIFLGFLYKFIIGYCINTYVIMKLPFLTSGSFSHGLAYMYAYSLYLFFDFAGYTAFAVGVSYIMGIKSPENFNKPFISRNIKDFWNRWHMSLSFWFRDYVFMRFVLWMTKKKWITNRMAVSNIGYVLLFLLMGVWHGLAPQYIVYGLYHALLMVGFNFFEKWNKKHKWWPNNKWTTAVSIVVTFHFVCFGFLIFSGKLIH